From Theileria annulata chromosome 1, complete sequence, *** SEQUENCING IN PROGRESS ***, one genomic window encodes:
- a CDS encoding transmembrane protein (7 probable transmembrane helices predicted for TA20385 by TMHMM2.0 at aa 73-95, 105-126, 133-152, 162-179, 191-213, 218-240 and 253-275) has product MSKTDTIDGNVTYKSNHEFDLIREFDIDSLESINEAELQQVMETFDTEKNLNPEYNLIEETPLYIRHQFLRKVFFILVLQILTTFGFTALAYFIPQINDLFSQCPYISIGCGAVYCIMIIVCIIFPKTLENTICCIIFLATTTGLLSLLVASTCCFFDIKEIAIALAITVLVFISLMILSYQTKYDLTRWLGFTIVLSLVMVYFAIVLIFVPIKPLCLVFTIASTIATCIYVLVDMQLIMGGKRKYQFTVDQYMLATTTIYCDFISLFLNILRFFRF; this is encoded by the exons ATGTCTAAAACTGACACAATAGATGGCAATGTAACTTACAAGTCTAACCatgaatttgatttaataagaGAATTTGATATTGATTCACTAGAATCAATTAATGAAGCAGAGTTGCAACAAGTAATGGAAACATTCGATACTGAAAAAA atcTGAATCCAGagtataatttaattgaaGAAACGCCACTTTATATAAGGCATCAGTTTCTAAGAAAAGTGTTTTTCATCTTAGTATTACAGATCCTTACCACATTTGGCTTCACAGCACTGGCATACTTTATACCACAGATCAATGATTTGTTTTCACAGTGTCCATACATATCAATAGGATGTGGAGCCGTATATTGTATCATGATCATAGTCTGCATAATCTTCCCAAAAACATTGGAAAACACAATATGCTGTATCATATTCCTGGCGACAACCACTGGGTTATTATCGTTACTAGTAGCCTCTACATGTTGTTTCTTTGATATCAAGGAAATAGCAATTGCCCTAGCCATCACAGTACTAGTATTCATATCCTTAATGATCTTATCATATCAAACTAAATATGATCTTACAA GATGGTTGGGATTTACAATAGTATTATCATTAGTAATGGTATATTTCGCAATAgtgttaatttttgtacCAATTAAGCCATTATGTCTTGTATTTACAATTGCATCAACGATTGCAACTTGTATATATGTTCTGGTAGATATGCAATTGATCATGGGAGGAAAGAGAAAATACCAGTTCACAGTAGACCAGTACATGTTAGCAACCACGACAATATACTGTGATTTCATATCACTGTTCTTGAACATTTTACGGTTCTTTAGGTTTTAA
- a CDS encoding uncharacterized protein (1 probable transmembrane helix predicted for TA20395 by TMHMM2.0 at aa 202-224), whose protein sequence is MRNKLNNLISVRTLNSFKFSKSRDLTKSWDFVRNYDCVYLNLHKLDYNLLLTDNKLVKKQFGEYLAILDQIKKFNKKLVLIGLSRKAELSSFGDVVMNNQLELFNLFFLLFQFQNNLLLDKRGVDLLKNKCPNIYKLLFIHKTNYYYNQILHYLRESNANERILIVVDEYLKENFMDLREKIEFNNFTESFNFNENMRNWSLFLCFYLFLPLLTVSSAVFYGFVKYIYSINRDKFISVTIQDESINSRKNRELKLNKNIHFYDTQRD, encoded by the exons ATGAGGAATAAACTCAATAACTTAATCAGTGTTAGAACTTTGAACAGTTTTAAGTTCTCTAAGAGCAGGGATCTGACCAAATCCTGGGATTTTGTTCGTAATTACGACTGTGTTTATTTAAACCTACATAAACTTGACTATAATTTGTTGTTAactgataataaattggtTAAAAAACAGTTTGGCGAGTATTTAGCTATCTTGGAccaaattaaaaaatttaataagaAATTGGTTCTAATTGGACTAAGCCGAAAAGCAGAACTTTCATCCTTTGGTGATGTCGTTATGAATAACCAGctagaattatttaaccTCTTTTTTCTCCTTTTTCAATTCCAGAACAACTTACTTCTAG ataaaaGAGGAGTTGATCTGTTGAAGAATAAATGCCCGAATATATATAAGCTTCTGTTTATACACAAgactaattattattataaccAAATTTTACACT ATTTAAGGGAATCCAATGCCAATGAAAGGATTTTGATAGTCGTCGACGAGTACTTGAAGGAGAATTTCATGGATTTAAGGgaaaaaattgaatttaataatttcaccgagagttttaatttcaatgaGAACATGAGGAATTGGTCTCTTTTCCTCTGCTTTTACTTGTTCTTGCCACTTTTAACAGTTTCTTCTGCAGTTTTTTACggatttgtaaaatatatatactcCATTAACAGAGACAAATTTATCTCAGTCACAATTCAGGACGAGTCGATTAATTCTCGAAAGAACAGAGAACTTAAGTTAAATAAAAACATTCATTTCTACGACACACAACGTGattaa
- a CDS encoding elongation factor 2, putative translates to MREIMGNPKNIRNMSVIAHVDHGKSTLTDSLVSKAGIIAAKNAGDARFTDTRADEQERCITIKSTGISMYFEHDLDDGKGVQPFLINLIDSPGHVDFSSEVTAALRVTDGALVVVDTIEGVCVQTETVLRQALSERIRPVLHVNKVDRALLELQMGPEEIYTTFLHTIENVNVIVATYNDQLMGDVQVYPEKGTVSFGSGLHGWAFTIETFAKIYNTKFGISKQKMMHYLWGDHFFSKTKKAWLSEASPDAPERAFCNFIMKPICSLFTNIINEDKDKYLPQLKSIGVELKGEDKELTGKQLLKRVMQIWLPAGDVLLQMIVSHLPSPFEAQKYRVENLYLGPMDDEAANAIRNCDPDGPLMMYISKMVPTSDKGRFYAFGRVFSGTVATGQKVRIQGPKYVPGDKTDLLVKNVQRTVLMMGRYTEQIQDVPCGNTCCLVGVDQYILKSGTITTFENAHNIADMKYSVSPVVRVAVKPKDSKELPKLVEGLKKLSKSDPLVLCTTEESGEHIIAGCGELHVEICLKDLRDEYAQIDFTVSDPVVSYRETVSSESHMTCLSKSPNKHNRLYMKAEPFAEGLSEAIEDGVITSRDDVKERANKLADDFGWDKNAAQKIWCFGPETTGPNLLVDMTSGVQYLSEIKDHCNSAFQWATKEGVLCDENMRGIRFNLLDVTMHADAIHRGSGQILPTCRRCLYACQLTAQPKLQEPIFLVDINCPQDAVGGVYSTLNQRRGHVFHEENRSGTPLVEIKAYLPVSESFGFTTALRASTSGQAFPQCVFDHWQLVNGDALEKGSKLNEIITQIRVRKGLKEEIPPLDNYYDKL, encoded by the exons ATGCGTGAGATTATGGGCAATCCTAAAAACATTAGGAACATGTCAGTGATTGCCCATGTCGATCACGGAAAGTCCACACTGACCGATTCCTTGGTGTCAAAGGCTGGGATCATAGCAGCAAAAAATGCCGGAGATGCAAGGTTCACAGATACCAGAGCAGACGAGCAAGAACGTTGCATTACTATCAAGTCGACAGGAATAAGCATGTACTTTGAACATGATTTGGATGATGGAAAAGGAGTTCAGCCATTTCTGATTAACCTCATTGACTCGCCCGGTCACGTTGACTTTTCTAGCGAAGTGACAGCAGCATTGAGAGTTACAGACGGAGCCCTGGTAGTTGTCGACACGATTGAAGGTGTGTGTGTTCAGACGGAGACTGTTTTGCGCCAGGCCTTGAGTGAGCGTATAAGGCCAGTTCTCCACGTAAACAAGGTCGACCGTGCACTTTTGGAGCTACAAATGGGTCCGGAGGAGATTTATACGACTTTCCTCCACACCATTGAGAACGTAAACGTTATTGTGGCAACGTACAATGACCAGTTGATGGGAGATGTCCAAGTTTACCCAGAAAAAGGAACAGTTTCCTTCGGTTCAGGACTTCACGGCTGGGCATTCACAATTGAAACTTTTGctaaaatatacaatacCAAATTCGGAATTAGTAAGCAAAAGATGATGCATTACCTCTGGGGAGACCATTTCTTCAGTAAAACGAAAAAGGCATGGCTAAGCGAAGCATCGCCAGACGCACCAGAACGAGCCTTTTGcaattttataatgaaGCCAATATGTTCATTATTTAccaatataattaatgaagATAAGGATAAATATCTGCCACAGTTAAAGAGTATTGGAGTAGAGTTAAAGGGTGAAGATAAGGAGTTGACAGGAAAACAGTTGTTGAAGAGAGTAATGCAGATATGGCTCCCAGCTGGTGACGTTTTGCTACAAATGATTGTCAGTCACTTACCATCGCCGTTTGAGGCCCAGAAATACAGAGTTGAGAATTTGTATCTGGGACCTATGGACGACGAGGCCGCCAATGCAATAAGGAACTGTGACCCAGATGGACCCCTAATGATGTACATAAGTAAGATGGTTCCTACCAGTGATAAGGGTAGATTTTATGCCTTTGGCCGTGTGTTTTCAGGTACAGTAGCAACTGGCCAAAAAGTGAGAATTCAAGGCCCAAAATATGTTCCAGGCGATAAAACTGACTTACTGGTCAAGAATGTACAGAGAACAGTGTTGATGATGGGAAGATACACTGAGCAAATCCAAGACGTGCCATGTGGAAACACATGCTGTTTAGTTGGAGTAGACCAGTACATTCTCAAGAGTGGTACAATCACGACATTCGAAAATGCACATAACATTGCAGATATGAAGTACTCCGTTAGTCCAGTGGTGAGAGTGGCAGTTAAACCAAAGGATAGCAAAGAGTTGCCAAAACTGGTTGAAGgtttaaagaaattaagTAAAAGTGATCCACTGGTATTATGTACAACTGAGGAAAGTGGAGAACATATAATTGCTGGATGTGGAGAATTGCATGTCGAGATTTGTCTTAAAGATTTGAGGGATGAGTATGCCCAAATCGACTTCACAGTTTCTGACCCGGTGGTATCTTACAGGGAAACTGTGTCATCTGAGTCCCATATGACCTGCTTAAGCAAAAGCCCAAACAAACATAATAGGCTTTATATGAAGGCTGAACCTTTCGCAGAAGGTTTGTCAGAAGCCATCGAAGATGGTGTGATAACTAGTAGGGATGATGTGAAGGAGAGAGCAAATAAGTTAGCAGATGACTTCGGCTGGGATAAAAATGCAGCTCAGAAAATTTGGTGTTTTGGACCTGAAACCACAGGACCAAATTTGCTGGTTGACATGACTTCTGGTGTGCAGTATTTGTCTGAGATCAAGGACCACTGTAACAGCGCGTTCCAGTGGGCCACAAAGGAAGGTGTACTCTGTGACGAGAATATGCGCGGAATACGCTTCAACCTACTCGACGTCACAATGCACGCAGATGCCATTCACAGAGGATCAGGTCAGATACTTCCGACCTGTCGTAGGTGCCTATACGCATGCCAATTAACAGCACAACCGAAACTACAGGAACCAATCTTCCTAGTAGATATCAATTGCCCTCAA GATGCCGTTGGAGGAGTGTATAGTACATTGAATCAGAGGAGAGGTCATGTATTCCACGAGGAAAATAGGTCAGGAACACCCTTGGTGGAGATCAAGGCATACCTACCAGTTTCTGAGAGCTTTGGGTTCACAACTGCGTTAAGGGCCTCAACTAGCGGCCAAGCCTTCCCGCAATGTGTGTTTGACCACTGGCAACTGGTGAACGGAGACGCTCTGGAAAAAGGCTCGAAACTCAACGAAATCATCACACAAATCAGAGTCAGAAAAGGCCTAAAAGAAGAAATCCCACCACTTGATAATTACTACGATAAACTCTAA
- a CDS encoding sir2-like histone deacetylase, putative, translated as MTNSAYNYASRLKKNNNKGPLGLDELFDTNKQVTKKVNLLYEYLSKSNNTIIHTGAGVSTGSGIPDFRGPSGIWTVMNNTNTKHDKAKDTNCREKQNEQYGPLTKSKKRRKLTDSACIPSMNNTSPGQADSCDIPEKESTACYTDTLKNEETNLEHEKDEETGVEKEDNDYVYYGNNKRKIVEFILALPSESHLCLLELLRRKKIRYIITQNVDGLHAVSGIPFDKLSELHGNVFVQRCLFCHKRYQRNYVSPTISFKPTGDLCGLCTFPPLNVLTDVVLDWFDCYEQYYEETSKLKSESSDLHVVMGSSLHIEPACHYASNDYHRKYDSPLIIINYQSTKLDPECDLIIHEDINKICTNLLKKFNLKVPTFFKKSHLFILKYNHTANVTTKTNEQNIRLVVIMKSSCIKSVEFLSDSAEYRPKCNIHVINKLQGVYKITIKETIRLKLTLFHDTELYFEIPYERIVLFKGEIWELDICATNGRRLVKSSKTFYNPDYYDHSSNSYRDSPEKHEKSSLIGNGVNLINIEKMVVYFNSNLYQEKQLPFRLVGYLDLIRKHNNFTEVKLNKSLTVLSYLWYHKFIQQHQYHLEPKQEDGKYSKRRYRESDYELRKTGNFTLYKMEESFLTSPNLDMNTLDYEETKNLKIKFENLTEDSYEKVLNMSESYSFGDEKMEFEKRNGMKSSDSSESTFDEPHNPNSYNSFNSKEYNNLVAMLENYYDNYIINTNTVSESGNTTDNRTNRRINMWDEIFNSSKFNKIILNKCIKLKWINMSNNKIIMNKRVDISDFMLSVKSSLPLKLFVVDNYQLGQLLTEIPAHLQQNNYNYKLFKFNTLYEFYTNSAPCGMYNASGLEDEDAEQMKSINVFELLVFNTINYILKLNTLDSYYYSNSHNIGEDKIEHYVIIKLFHQFLPLWIIKYLSDLFECR; from the exons ATGACAAATAGTGCATATAATTATGCAAGTAGattaaagaaaaataacaataaagGGCCACTGGGTTTAGACGAATTATTCGACACGAACAAACAAGTCACCAAGAAAGTTAACCTTCTCTATGAATATCTCTCGAAATCcaataatacaattatacATACAG GTGCCGGGGTTTCAACGGGCTCTGGAATACCTGACTTTCGTGGTCCATCAGGTATTTGGACAGTGATGAACAATACAAACACTAAACATGATAAAGCCAAGGATACAAATTGTAGAGAAAAACAAAATGAACAGTACGGACCTTTAACAAAATCTAAGAAAAGAAGGAAGTTAACAGATTCAGCATGTATACCCTCAATGAATAACACATCACCAGGCCAAGCTGATTCATGTGATATTCCAGAAAAAGAGTCAACTGCATGCTATACAGATACTTTAAAGAATGAAGAAACAAATTTAGAACATGAAAAAGATGAAGAAACTGGAGTGGAAAAGGAAGATAATgattatgtatattatggaaataataaaaggAAAATAGTGGAGTTTATATTAGCGTTGCCATCAGAATCACACCTGTGTCTGCTGGAGCTATTAAGGAGGAAGAAAATACGGTATATAATAACACAAAACGTTGACGGACTACATGCAGTCTCAGGAATACCTTTTGACAAATTATCAGAACTACACGGTAACGTCTTTGTACAAAGATGTCTTTTCTGCCATAAGCGATATCAAAGGAACTATGTCTCTCCAACCATATCATTTAAACCAACGGGTGATCTATGTG GATTATGCACGTTTCCACCATTGAATGTATTAACCGATGTGGTTCTTGATTGGTTTGATTGTTACGAACAATATTATGAGGAGACATCGAAGTTGAAATCAGAGTCGTCAGATTTACATGTGGTCATGGGCTCAAGTTTGCATATTGAACCTGCGTGCCACTACGCCTCAAATGACTATCACAGAAAATACGACTCGCCACTCATAATAATCAACTACCAAAGTACCAAACTTGATCCCGAATGTGACCTCATCATTCACGAAgatattaacaaaatttgCACAAACTTACTGAAGAAGTTCAATCTTAAGGTGCCGACATTTTTCAAGAAGTCACACCTATTCATTCTCAAGTACAACCACACGGCAAACGTGACAACAAAAACAAATGAACAGAACATCCGACTCGTAGTAATAATGAAATCTTCATGTATTAAATCTGTCGAATTCCTCAGCGACAGCGCAGAATACAGACCAAAATGTAACATACACGTCATCAACAAATTGCAAGGagtttataaaattacaatcAAGGAAACTATCAGGCTCAAATTAACCCTGTTCCATGATACTGAG ttatattttgAAATACCATATGAAAGAATAGTGCTGTTTAAGGGTGAGATTTGGGAACTTGACATTTGCGCAACGAATGGAAGAAGATTAGTAAAATCATCCAAGACGTTCTATAACCCAGACTACTACGATCACTCCAGTAATAGTTACAGAGACTCACCAGAAAAACACGAAAAAAGTAGTTTGATAGGAAACGGAGTGAACCTGATAAACATAGAAAAAATGGTAGTGTACTTTAACTCAAATTTATACCAAGAAAAACAACTGCCGTTCAGACTAGTTGGATACCTGGATTTAATAAGAAAACACAACAATTTCACTGAAGTAAAACTTAACAAGTCCCTAACAGTATTATCATACCTATGGTATCATAAATTCATACAACAGCATCAATACCATCTAGAACCCAAACAAGAAGATGGAAAATATTCAAAGAGAAGATATAGGGAATCAGATTATGAACTCAGGAAGACAGGTAATTTTACTTTATACAAGATGGAGGAAAGTTTCTTAACTAGTCCCAACCTGGACATGAACACATTGGATTACGAAgaaactaaaaatttaaagataaaatttgaaaatttaaccGAAGATTCATATGAAAAAGTGTTAAATATGAGTGAAAGTTATAGTTTCGGTGACGAAAAGATGGAATTTGAGAAAAGAAATGGCATGAAGAGTTCAGATTCCTCAGAATCGACATTCGATGAACCACATAACCCAAACTCttataattcatttaatagCAAGGAATACAATAACCTCGTGGCTATGCtggaaaattattatgaCAATTACATAATTAACACGAACACAGTTAGTGAGTCAGGAAATACAACAGATAACAGAACTAACAGGAGAATAAACATGTGGGATGAAATATTCAACAGcagtaaatttaataaaataatactaaACAAGTGCATTAAGTTAAAGTGGATCAATATGTCAAACAACAAGATAATCATGAACAAAAGGGTCGATATCAGTGACTTCATGTTATCAGTAAAATCATCACTACCTCTTAAACTGTTTGTAGTTGATAATTATCAACTCGGTCAGCTTCTGACTGAAATCCCAGCACACCTACAGCAGAACAATTataactataaattattcaaattcaaTACTCTATACGAGTTCTATACAAATTCAGCGCCTTGCGGCATGTACAATGCATCGGGTTTAGAGGATGAGGACGCCGAGCAGATGAAGTCCATTAACGTCTTTGAACTTCTGGTCTTCAACACCATCAATTATATCCTTAAGTTAAACACTCTTGACAGTTATTACTACTCAAATAGCCACAACATTGGCGAGGACAAGATTGAACACTACGTCATCATTAAGTTATTTCACCAGTTCCTACCACTCTGGATCATTAAGTATCTCTCAGATCTCTTTGAATGTCGTTAA
- a CDS encoding uncharacterized protein (very weak SMART hit (4.19e+00) to t-SNARE;~1 probable transmembrane helix predicted for TA20420 by TMHMM2.0 at aa 191-213) has translation MSIYQSEEELDRLLVQLKGLLIKYESHSSSAQSDKYAEGILIYERAKCAETAYIKEIEKLQQQSKESHNLRLQDKQKILNELKLKLDHLKSLVESNQEKLSDKHLDSSLPYSNKLIVWGNEIQDKTQDSINRIRDLTIDSEKIGADVTTDLEQQNESLNRIRVTIHGVDENLATAKSTVKSIATAILKDKCTIILVVTIILLIVSISLCIYFFRDIKT, from the exons ATGAGTATTTATCAGAGCGAAGAGGAGTTAGATAGACTATTGGTCCAGCTAAAAGGACTTTTGATAAAGTATGAGAGCCACAGCTCAAGCGCCCAGAGTGACAAATACGCCGaaggtattttaatttatgagAGGGCGAAGTGCGCTGAAACTGCGTACATAAAGGAGATTGAAAAGCTCCAGCAGCAGTCCAAGGAATCGCATAATCTCCGTTTACAGGACAAACAGAAGATTTTGAACGAGCTGAAGTTAAAGCTTGATCATTTGAAGAGTCTGGTTGAGTCGAATCAGGAGAAGTTATCTGACAAGCACCTTGATTCGAGCTTGCCTTACAGTAATAAGCTAATCGTTTGGGGCAACGAAATCCAAGATAAAACTCAg gATAGTATAAACAGGATACGTGATTTAACGATAGATAGTGAGAAGATTGGAGCTGACGTGACAACTGATTTGGAACAGCAGAACGAGAGTTTGAATAGAATCCGAGTTACGATTCACGGCGTTGACGAGAACTTGGCGACTGCTAAAAGCACAGTCAAGTCGATAGCAACGGCAATTCTTAAGGACAAATGTACCATTATTCTCGTGGTcacaattatattattgattgTATCAATTTCACTTTGTATTTACTTTTTCAGGGACATTAAGACCTAA
- a CDS encoding uncharacterized protein (1 probable transmembrane helix predicted for TA20430 by TMHMM2.0 at aa 31-50;~Signal anchor predicted for TA20430 by SignalP 2.0 HMM (Signal peptide probability 0.016, signal anchor probability 0.777) with cleavage site probability 0.015 between residues 48 and 49) — MTEVRDVAKSYERARSTFTLLFTRIYFNNKYATVMAAGYLLFSAAVWAFFTSPRKHEWVDVLLDYANHRRSQYSGLWSHINKIPNYFQNYTKLTLYFGDWRRIESDCLYLRDKRDLDNLTVLSKISNRKTVDSDLKLDNEGLVECAGVIENCKFVYFPNQKNTEEHENLSLLVPLDLFYSEMYNSTDVNYVKDSKGFVAHLNSLGFNKILLCSGNNNVYNFYHNLLKY, encoded by the exons atgACGGAAGTAAGAGATGTTGCCAAGTCCTACGAAAGGGCTAGAAGTACGTTTACACTTTTATTCAcaagaatatattttaacaataaat acGCCACAGTCATGGCTGCTGGATATTTGCTTTTTTCTGCTGCCGTTTGGGCCTTTTTTACCAGTCCAAGGAAACATGAATG GGTTGATGTACTGTTGGACTATGCTAACCATAGAAGGTCACAATATAGTGGTCTGTGGTCCC ATATTAACAAGATTcctaattattttcaaaactatactaaattaactttataCTTTGGAG ATTGGAGAAGGATTGAATCAGACTGTTTGTATTTGAGGGATAAACGGGATCTTGATAATTTAACTGTTTTGTCAAAGATTTCTAACCGAAAAACAGTTGACAGTGACTTAAAACTAGATAATGAAGGCTTGGTTGAGTGTGCTGGAGTCATTGAAAATTGCAAATTTGTATACTTCCCGAACCAGAAGAACACAGAAGAACATGAAAATTTAAGTTTACTGGTACCGCTAGACCTGTTTTACTCTGAAATGTATAACTCAACTGatgtaaattatgttaAAGATAGTAAGGGATTTGTCGCACATTTGAACAGTTTGGGATTTAATAAGATATTACTTTGCTCtggtaataataatgtatataatttttatcataatttattaaaatactaA
- a CDS encoding uncharacterized protein (Signal peptide predicted for TA20435 by SignalP 2.0 HMM (Signal peptide probability 0.997, signal anchor probability 0.002) with cleavage site probability 0.787 between residues 22 and 23): MNASQSVLLIAFLFFSQSLVHTFKHNSYAIDNSFLQDNVLDEANELSELFLSELETFNNNVLEKLADRLVNVLNNKGIDMDSPDNVKNLYNFLQNAELVDAPTQEKPKSFKQKLLSGLKKAAKGIGREALIHATRVLVGYGVKEGMPELERIVKVSLTSLPVNLKVAIAPMVYVLFRNLFKKAKVKAPPGFSLKEIILYGLNEQDKQLALKYMANGVKDI, translated from the exons atgaacGCATCGCAAAGCGTTTTGCTCATTGCGTTTCTATTCTTCTCACAATCTTTAGTACACACCTTCAAACACAACAGCTATGCCATTGATAACTCCTTTCTTCAAGATAACG TATTGGATGAAGCCAATGAATTGAGTGAATTGTTTTTGTCGGAACTTGAGACATTTAACAACAATGTGCTCGAAAAGTTAGCGGACCGTCTTGTCAATGTCCTCAATAATAAAGGAATTGACATGGACTCACCAGACAACGTTAAGAATCTCTACAATTTCCTCCAA aATGCTGAACTGGTTGACGCTCCAACACAAGAAAAGCCAAAGTCGTTTAAGCAGAAGCTATTGTCGGGACTTAAAAAGGCAGCCAAAGGAATAGGTAGAGAAGCTCTGATCCACGCCACAAGGGTATTAGTGGGATATGGAGTTAAAGAAGGGATGCCAGAACTTGAAAGGATCGTCAAAGTTTCACTCACCTCACTTCCTGTGAATCTCAAAGTTGCCATAGCTCCGATGGTCTACGTCTTGTTCAGAAACCTGTTCAAAAAGGCTAAGGTGAAAGCTCCGCCAGGCTTCTCATTGAAGGAAATTATACTCTATGGACTCAATGAACAAGATAAACAACTTGCTCTAAAGTATATGGCCAATGGTGTTAAAGATATTTAA
- a CDS encoding uncharacterized protein (Apicoplast targetting peptide predicted by the PlasmoAP tool;~3 probable transmembrane helices predicted for TA20440 by TMHMM2.0 at aa 4-26, 143-165 and 223-240;~Signal peptide predicted for TA20440 by SignalP 2.0 HMM (Signal peptide probability 0.957, signal anchor probability 0.001) with cleavage site probability 0.615 between residues 22 and 23), which translates to MAKLLLYLPFLIIYPVIHNSLSITVLDNKTNFKSYSENFNNKRCKELVNATKSKAKNFSSSIINEFRTHPVSFAVTGASLCISTAFWTKCIDFSEIPLGRPPNNLSESMKNIMNLFLIRRFDGHALLNLLTLYKTMRDMESQLGSTPTMQVFWLSALFAFVSSIFFDYNFDFNFFSRSLISTSCFNNLDEEVLFFGLLETKRKHLLLWLLLSDYLLTFDFREFIGGLSAIVHGGVSLLFYKLLNKV; encoded by the exons ATGGctaaattattactataCCTACcctttttaataatataccCTGTT ATTCACAATTCCCTTTCTATCACAGTTTTAGATAATAAGACGAACTTCAAATCATATTCG gaaaattttaacaataaaaGGTGTAAAGAGTTAGTGAACGCAACAAAATCAAAGGCTAAAAATTTCTCTAGTAGTATCATAAATGAGTTTCGGACTCATCCAGTTTCCTTTGCTGTAACCGGGGCATCGTTATGTATTTCAACAGCCTTTTGGACGAAATGTATAGATTTTTCGGAGATACCTCTAGGAAGGCctccaaataatttatccGAGTCCATGAAGAATATCATGAACCTTTTTCTAATTAGAAGATTCGATGGTCATGCCCTACTGAATTTACTCACTCTTTACAAGACCATGAGAGACATGGAGTCTCAACTTGGTTCTACACCTACTATGCAGGTTTTTTGGTTGAGCGCTCTTTTTGCTTTTGTATCTTCTATTTTTTTTGATTAcaattttgattttaatttcttttctCGTTCTTTAATCAGCACTTCTTGTTTTAATAACCTTGATGAAGAGGTTCTGTTCTTTGGTCTTTTAGAAACAAAGAGAAAGCATCTACTCCTTTGGTTGTTACTTTCCGATTACTTACTCACATTTGATTTTCGGGAGTTTATCGGTGGATTATCTGCTATTGTTCACGGAGGAGTTTCGCTACTATTTTATAAACTTTTAAACAAAGTATGA